Below is a window of Uloborus diversus isolate 005 chromosome 3, Udiv.v.3.1, whole genome shotgun sequence DNA.
gagttcatggatgacatacagacaaacattcatttttatatacgagggctatccagaaagtagattacgttttCGTCTGTGTCCGCTAGGGGCGGGGCTAGCGCGGCCATCTTGGGGTCAAAGCGTTGCGCAGCTCAGTCTGCATCTAGCCGTGCTAGTGAGAGGTTCGTGCTGTGTTCGTTCAGATACTGTGACGGTTTGAAATGTCTGCGTTAATTGAAAATCCCGCGAGCTGCGAGGTGTGCGCAGTAATAAGGTTTCTGACTGCAAAAAACTGTAAACCGATAGAAATCTATCGGCAGCTTTGTGAAATGTATGGGGACAACATTATCACTGAAGGTGGAGTGCGTCAGTGggtcataagatttaaaaatggccgaaccaATGTTCACGACGAAGATCGAAGTGGGAGACCCAGCATAGTGAACGCCGAACTTCTCGAAAAAGTCGATGCTAAAGTCcgggaaaatcgaaatttcacaataacggaactttctttaagttttccACAAATTTCGCGAAGTTTGGTGCACGAAATCATCAGCGAAAAGCTTGGTTACCACAAGTTTTGTGCAAGATGGATTCCAAAAATCTTGACAGAGGACCACAAAAATCAGCGAATGGCTGCAGCGTTGAACTTTTTGGACGCTTACCATAAGGATGGTGATTTTTACTCGATCGCATCGTTACTGGTGACGAAACATGGGTGAAACACGTGAACTGTGAAACGAAATTGCAATCAATGCAGTGGGGGCACACAAGTTCTCCCCAAAAACCCAAGAAATGCATGCAAACAATGTCGGCAAGGAAGATCATGGCGACTGTTTTTTGGTATAGAAAAGGTGTGATTTTGGTGGACTTCCTGGAAAGAGGCACTACAATAAACTCTCAAAGGTATTGCCAAACTCTCCAAAAACTCAGAAGAGCAATTCAAAACAAGCGCAGAGGAATGTTGAGCTCTAAGATCTTGTTGTTTCACGACAACGCCCGGCCCCACACGGCAAATGTCACTCGTAAAGTTCTTGAATCTTTTAAGTGGGAGTTGTTTCCTCATCCACCGTACAGTCCCGACCTGGCACCGAGCGACTTCCACCTATTCCCAGCAATGAAGAAGTGGCTGGCTATGCAGCGTTTTGATGACGACGCACAGCTGCAAGAAGAGGTAACGGAGTGGTTGAAGGCGCAGGCGGCCGAATTTTTCGACGAAGGAATTTCCAAGCTCGTACATCGCTACGATAAATGCCTTAATTTGTATGGTGACTATGTCGAAAAGTAGTATTTGAGTGTGGCTTTCatctgtatataataaaaaaaatttcctatactttgtttattttttattccaaaacgtaatctactttctggatagccctcgtaTATAGatatagtgaagcaccgtttatacgtttgtGAAGGAGCTATGAAAaaagcttaagaaaaaaaaaacgtataataggaaTACATTAATATATAATAGACTcttagcaattttaaaaaaatgtataattgataaaaacgtataaacgaaaaacgtataaacggttcTTAACTGTATATATACATGTACATAGATAGGTAATGGGTTAAAACTTCGCGACCGAAACTTTGCCGAACAAAACTTTGCGTGGACAAAACTGCGCAGTAAAAACTTCGCATGGACATAACTTCGTGTGTGCAAAACTATGCACGGACAAAATAttgtatgaaaaaattttgatagttgaaacatCAAAATcgtttaataataaaaagaaattcaactAGTAAGCTAtagaacattaaaattattttaatataactaataattttctcttttcttctaccgtttttataaaagtaatcaataaattttaatttaatattaattaaatgtatatcaatttattatttgattaaattgaTATGCTTTAGTTCATTAAAGAATTAATTTGCTATCAagatattcattattaaaaattacttGTTTGTATAGTGTGTCTAATGTGTTCCTAGAAATCATCAAGCAAACGTGCCCCCCTCCCTCGAAAAAAAAACGCCTTTTCTTTCGCTTGCTAAGTATTAATATGGCAAAAATATGGACcaaaaaagttttacacatgCAAAgttataaatacgcaaagtttTATCCACGTGAAGAGATGATTAGGCGAAGTTTTGACCGTGCGAAGTTTTGTCCAGACGAAATTTTGAGTGCGCGAAGTTTTATATAAGCAAAGTTTTGTCCAAGCGaagttttgaccccaaaccatATAGATATAATTATTATCTCTTATTTGCAAGCCATCAAGCTAATGGGgcattttaattgcttttctgaGTAAAAAATGGAGTGAAAAATATGCTACAGGATGCGGCAGTAAATTTGCTTATTTGCAGTCACCACTACGAAGCAAAAAATGGCCGTAAGAGGGCGCGGTTTATCTGATAGGAACGGGTGGTTTGcgaagtttattttcaaaaccgtTTATTACCGAGAATGCAGAGGACAAATGAACAGTGTGCGTTTGCCGTAGAGGCTTACATTTCAACTTATCGCTCGATAGTAACGACACAGCGAGCCTTCCGCACACACTTCAAGATGGCTCTTCAAGCTTGTATTCCTGGCGGGCAATCAGTGAAGTCAATTGCTATGTTCGAAAGAGTTGAAAAAACTTCAGAAATTGAGTCACTTAGTGTATCACCAAAAACACTTGCTCGATACAGTTTTCAAAACAGTGTCCAAGTAAATTTCCATGTATGTAACATatggtgaataaatatttagaATGGAGCCTATGTTGCCTTTTGTTTTATCGGCCCTTCAAAAAAGCAAATTATGCTGCCGCACCCTGCACAAATAAACAGGACTGATGCTAATAAAGTGTGTCAAAAACTTTACTCGAGATTTGAATTAAATAGAACTAATTAGTTTAATGTTTTCTACGAAGAAAAGTAAACAGTTTGACAGCTGACAGTTTAGGGTTAACAATAACTCAGCACTGTGCGAAAGAGCAAGACTTTTCTATTGTTGAACAATCCAATTACTGCAAGAGGCATTTCCTGATCGTGTGTTCTCCCGTTTTCGTGATCAGAATTGGCTCTCTAGATCATTTGATTTAACACAATCGGGTCCTTTCTTATAGAGCTATCAGCAAGCCCACATTCACATTCATTTGCATATTGAATGAAGAATTCCACTGCATTAAGAAAATTTACCCACATTTTTGCAGAAATTATGATTAGCAAAACAGACAAAAACTTCAGACAAAAACTGAGCTTTTTCTCTAGTTTAAATCTTGTGTAAATTTCGggacatcttttttaaaaacggCGGATTTAAAAGCAGTAAATTGTATGCTTTTAaacaaaccgaaaaaaaaatcgataacaAGAAAAAGTCCGATTAATTATAATCAACAACATTAAGAACATTAATAAAGAACTATTCCATCAATATTTCGCTCAGGTATGGTTATACAATAGGACCTCTTATTCGTCACTGATTTGGTTATTAATTATATTCTGAAGTCCACTTGACTTCTTTCGAAATTAttgtttttgtataaaaatattattttactttttaagtttctttcgCTTTATTTACAAATCGATGGTCAAAACTTCATGTTTTTATCATAAGGGACCCTGGTATTTTCAAAATAccagtaaaatacttttatttttaacgctATGATACCGATAATCAAGCCACTTATTGATATTGCGAGCATTAAAAGAGGATAAACAGAAGAATTTTATATATATTCTAAGCAGCGGCCCACTGTTTTATCGTTATAGTACATATTGAcgaaagaggggaaaaaagtgAAAGGAGGGGAAAAAACATGGTAAGAAACTAGCAATTCAGTTCTCATTACTTTAATTAACATTCAAAAGAAGTTTGTTTTTCACACTGCCCATTTGTATCGCCATTCGAGaagaaaattatctaaaataactATAGAACGGGAGAAGAATTCTTAAGCGATGAAAGCAAAACAGAAAGTGGATCCTTTGTTGGTTCTCGTTTTCTTTgtatttcttaaatataaaagaaaattgagATTCCAGAAAAAAAGAATGCTTTGCAACAGTAATTTCAGGCATGTAAAAAGATGGATATAAAGGAAAATACTTATCTTTCCTtacttaattattacttttatgcagcatatttttttttttttttttaacatgtgaaaaaagttcaagaaaaagaatcttaaattataatttattaatttacaaACCTCTTTACAAATGAACTTGAtttcacaaacaaagaaaaatatttttaaaggaataatTCCATTTACAGTGtatgttctatttttttaaaaaaaggtaattttatgcGACGTTAGTTGctcttattcaaagtaaaattttactgttaagaaaaaaaaaagttttacaaatatatacagtggctcccaaaagtcttcgtacacctacgactttcaatgaaataggcccctatccattgattagaattaatatttcggaatagggatttaattataagatctaggatcaatttttaacaaaaatacataaaaattcttttaaaaacattaaaacttatttttttaaaaatcaaaaaccaaaaagtgccagaaatttcatctcacaaaagtcttcgtacactttaaaaaatgtctatatattattgaataatctaactttttattaagttattatttagtagaatatcatgcagtatcaataacaCTTTTCGAACGTCtggaaataatttcattatttttctttctttttg
It encodes the following:
- the LOC129218998 gene encoding protein GVQW3-like — protein: MYGDNIITEGGVRQWVIRFKNGRTNVHDEDRSGRPSIVNAELLEKVDAKVRENRNFTITELSLSFPQISRSLVHEIISEKLGYHKFCARWIPKILTEDHKNQRMAAALNFLDAYHKDGDFYSIASLLVTKHG